One Campylobacter concisus DNA segment encodes these proteins:
- a CDS encoding tetratricopeptide repeat protein: MKKIILLSVILLTTGFCEDLFKLGLEAYNKGEFDKAAKQWQKACDDNVARACHNLGFLYEDAQGVKQDYHKAADLYKHTCDSGDTTGCHNLGVLYERGQGVEQDYIKAAKLYKQACDDGFNDSCSNLGVLYENGQGVEKNYYKAAQLWQKGCGTNLA, translated from the coding sequence ATGAAAAAGATTATTCTTTTATCCGTGATCTTACTAACTACTGGCTTTTGTGAGGACCTTTTTAAGCTTGGGCTTGAAGCTTATAATAAAGGCGAGTTTGATAAAGCCGCCAAACAATGGCAAAAAGCTTGCGACGATAATGTTGCTCGAGCCTGTCATAACTTAGGATTTTTATACGAGGATGCTCAAGGTGTAAAACAAGACTATCACAAAGCAGCCGACCTATATAAACACACTTGTGATAGTGGAGATACTACTGGTTGCCATAATCTAGGCGTTCTTTATGAAAGAGGACAAGGGGTAGAGCAAGACTACATCAAAGCTGCCAAACTATATAAACAAGCTTGTGATGATGGATTTAATGATAGTTGCTCTAATTTAGGAGTTTTATACGAAAATGGTCAAGGTGTAGAGAAAAACTATTATAAAGCAGCTCAATTATGGCAAAAAGGTTGCGGGACAAATTTAGCATGA
- a CDS encoding tetratricopeptide repeat protein, giving the protein MAKRLRDKFSMSCYNLGTLYNKGQGVKQDYYKAAQLWEKGCDSRDDLSCYNLGILYEKGQGVGRDYHMAKELFRKACDLGLQPGCDFYKKLNEKGF; this is encoded by the coding sequence ATGGCAAAAAGGTTGCGGGACAAATTTAGCATGAGTTGTTACAACTTAGGGACTTTATACAATAAGGGTCAAGGCGTAAAACAAGACTACTACAAGGCAGCTCAGTTGTGGGAAAAAGGTTGTGATAGTAGAGATGATTTGAGCTGTTATAATCTAGGTATTTTATATGAAAAAGGACAAGGGGTAGGGCGAGATTACCATATGGCAAAAGAGTTATTTAGGAAGGCTTGTGATTTAGGTCTTCAACCAGGATGTGATTTTTACAAAAAACTAAATGAAAAAGGCTTTTAA
- a CDS encoding ABC transporter ATP-binding protein, whose protein sequence is MINVRGVSLVYNQGKQNEFCALKNINLDVNNGELVILKGVSGSGKSTLLSLIALLQKPTSGEILIDGTNIAKLPDAFCSEFRHKRLGLVFQNFNLIEGLSVYENLLAPFALTNFKANVREEMIKKAIELANISHKRDENVSNLSGGERQRCAVARALSMDADIILADEPTANLDRQNARAFLSLLESFKALKKSVIVATHDSIFDELSATDRVVSLQNGEIV, encoded by the coding sequence ATGATAAATGTAAGAGGCGTTAGCCTAGTCTATAACCAAGGCAAACAAAACGAGTTTTGCGCTCTAAAAAATATAAATTTAGACGTTAATAACGGCGAGTTAGTGATACTAAAAGGCGTTAGCGGAAGTGGTAAAAGCACCCTACTCTCGCTCATCGCCCTACTTCAAAAGCCAACTAGCGGAGAAATTTTGATAGACGGCACTAACATCGCAAAGCTGCCTGACGCATTTTGCTCTGAGTTTAGACACAAAAGGCTTGGGCTTGTCTTTCAAAATTTTAACCTCATCGAGGGCTTAAGCGTCTATGAAAATTTGTTAGCTCCGTTTGCTCTAACAAATTTCAAGGCAAACGTGCGTGAAGAGATGATAAAAAAGGCTATTGAGCTTGCAAATATCTCTCACAAAAGAGATGAAAATGTATCAAATTTAAGCGGCGGCGAGCGCCAAAGATGTGCGGTAGCTAGGGCTTTGTCAATGGATGCGGATATCATTTTGGCTGATGAGCCAACGGCAAATTTAGATAGGCAAAATGCGCGTGCATTTTTAAGTTTGCTAGAGTCTTTTAAAGCGCTTAAAAAAAGCGTCATAGTCGCGACTCACGATAGCATTTTTGACGAGTTAAGCGCTACAGATAGAGTTGTCAGCTTACAAAACGGAGAGATAGTATGA
- a CDS encoding ABC transporter permease, producing the protein MISRNFINYAVILLFKDKKDHLFSFCLFALIIFVLSSVLFISGSIQHDLIRLVKDRSSIVVSAFRAGKNDLMHPGYIYDISKIDGVADVRGVADGEYYFVQKRVWFHLYEDDSLKEDEMIVGEGVKAAMNELYYDESFNFLTEERMIPVKIVKTMPKQSALISNNAIFLHPKTLRAILNLKDEEYTKLYVDVPNSEEISQVALKIENLYPNSFAISVEDEVANIRHLYYYKGGIFMSIYVSVMLIFFVLLKNQISLAYGSKKREIAILRSIGFSIKEIIFLKFIQNFIVSVSAFLLGVMLAYIFVFVLNAPFLKGIFLGDELLNFTNFTPILEFDKLFLIFVFGVIPFLAFVLIPSWRVACGDINEGLK; encoded by the coding sequence ATGATAAGTAGAAATTTCATAAACTACGCCGTGATCTTGCTTTTTAAAGACAAAAAGGATCATCTCTTTAGCTTTTGCCTCTTTGCGCTCATTATCTTTGTGCTAAGCTCGGTGCTTTTCATCTCTGGCTCGATCCAGCATGATCTCATAAGATTAGTAAAAGATAGATCAAGTATCGTAGTTAGTGCCTTTCGTGCTGGTAAAAACGACCTCATGCACCCTGGCTACATATACGACATCTCAAAGATCGATGGCGTGGCTGATGTTAGAGGCGTGGCGGATGGAGAGTACTACTTCGTGCAAAAGCGCGTCTGGTTTCATCTATATGAGGATGATAGCTTGAAAGAAGATGAGATGATCGTTGGCGAGGGCGTAAAAGCTGCTATGAACGAGCTTTACTACGACGAGAGCTTTAACTTCTTAACAGAAGAGCGCATGATACCAGTAAAGATAGTAAAAACCATGCCAAAACAAAGCGCTCTTATCTCAAATAACGCGATATTTTTGCACCCAAAAACGCTAAGGGCTATCTTAAATTTAAAAGATGAAGAATACACAAAGCTCTATGTCGATGTGCCAAATAGCGAAGAGATCAGCCAAGTGGCCTTAAAGATAGAGAATTTATATCCAAACTCATTTGCCATTAGCGTAGAAGACGAGGTGGCAAACATTAGGCATCTTTACTACTATAAGGGCGGAATTTTTATGAGCATTTATGTTAGCGTTATGCTCATTTTTTTCGTGCTGCTTAAAAACCAAATTTCACTTGCTTACGGCAGTAAAAAGCGTGAGATAGCCATTTTACGAAGCATCGGCTTTAGTATAAAAGAGATCATTTTTTTAAAATTTATACAAAATTTCATCGTTAGCGTTAGCGCCTTTTTGCTTGGCGTTATGTTAGCTTATATCTTTGTGTTTGTTTTAAATGCTCCCTTTTTAAAGGGGATATTTTTAGGCGATGAGCTTTTAAATTTTACAAATTTCACGCCTATTTTGGAGTTTGATAAGCTCTTTTTGATCTTTGTCTTTGGCGTCATACCATTTTTGGCATTTGTCCTTATCCCATCGTGGCGTGTGGCGTGTGGCGACATAAATGAGGGGCTAAAATGA
- a CDS encoding nitrous oxide reductase accessory protein NosL produces the protein MKFIALLLSAVFALWAGNLTSEANINAYKGAKERIELPKDARCAVCGMPIKNKQWATLIKAGGKDYYFDGVKDMAHFYFADEMAKEAYVSDYYTLEKLDAKEAFYVHGSNVFGPMGEEFIPFKDEAKANSFMKDHAGKGVIKFDEIKTFIGK, from the coding sequence ATGAAATTTATAGCTTTGTTGCTTAGTGCGGTTTTTGCCTTGTGGGCTGGAAATTTGACGAGTGAGGCAAACATAAACGCCTATAAAGGGGCAAAAGAGCGCATCGAGCTACCAAAGGATGCAAGATGTGCGGTGTGTGGCATGCCTATAAAAAACAAGCAGTGGGCGACGCTTATCAAAGCTGGTGGCAAGGACTATTACTTTGACGGCGTAAAAGATATGGCGCACTTTTACTTTGCTGATGAGATGGCAAAAGAGGCCTATGTGAGTGATTATTACACGCTTGAAAAGCTTGATGCAAAAGAGGCGTTTTACGTTCATGGCTCAAACGTTTTTGGACCGATGGGCGAGGAGTTTATCCCGTTTAAAGACGAAGCAAAGGCAAATAGCTTTATGAAAGATCACGCTGGCAAAGGTGTCATAAAATTTGACGAGATAAAGACATTTATCGGTAAATAA